In one Silene latifolia isolate original U9 population chromosome 10, ASM4854445v1, whole genome shotgun sequence genomic region, the following are encoded:
- the LOC141605974 gene encoding GDP-fucose transporter 1-like translates to MVPVKLEISKQHYATSSLVIGYALCSSLLAVINKFAITKFNYPGLLTALQYLTSALGVWVLGKLGFLHHDPFTFENAKKFMPAAFVFYLAIFTNTNLLRHANVDTFIVFRSCTPLLVALADTLFRKQPLPSKFTFVSLLIILGGAFGYVANDSAFTLTAYSWALAYLITITTEMVYIKHMVTNLGLNTWGFVLYNNLLSLMLAPIFWFLTGEYAEVFGTLAVNEDDWFDSTAFYAVALSCVFGLLISFFGFAARKAISATAFTVTGVVNKFLTVVINVMIWDKHASPFGLVCLLLTIAGGVLYQQSVTGANIAPSSVSRQSDIESDGDKLIKDEEEDISGKISGV, encoded by the coding sequence ATGGTTCCTGTAAAATTAGAGATTTCAAAGCAACATTATGCAACAAGTAGTCTTGTGATTGGGTATGCTCTATGTTCAAGTTTGTTAGCAGTGATTAACAAATTTGCAATTACCAAATTTAATTACCCTGGATTATTGACTGCCCTTCAATATTTAACCTCAGCATTAGGTGTGTGGGTTTtgggaaaattagggtttttgcaTCATGATCCTTTCACTTTTGAAAATGCCAAGAAATTTATGCCTGCTGCTTTTGTGTTTTACCTTGCCATTTTTACCAACACAAACTTACTACGCCACGCGAATGTCGATACATTTATCGTGTTTCGATCTTGTACTCCTTTGTTGGTTGCTCTTGCTGATACCTTGTTTAGGAAACAGCCCTTGCCATCTAAATTTACCTTTGTGTCTTTGCTGATAATTTTGGGTGGTGCTTTCGGATATGTTGCCAATGATTCGGCTTTCACATTGACCGCTTATTCGTGGGCATTGGCTTATTTGATCACTATTACTACTGAGATGGTTTATATTAAGCATATGGTGACGAATCTCGGGTTGAACACATGGGGTTTTGTGCTGTATAACAATTTGTTATCCTTGATGTTGGCCCCAATCTTTTGGTTCCTAACCGGGGAGTATGCCGAAGTTTTTGGTACATTGGCTGTAAATGAAGATGATTGGTTTGATTCTACCGCGTTCTATGCTGTGGCGTTGTCTTGTGTGTTTGGGCTTTTGATTAGCTTTTTTGGGTTTGCGGCCCGAAAGGCCATTTCTGCGACTGCTTTCACGGTTACCGGAGTTGTGAACAAGTTTCTGACTGTCGTGATTAATGTGATGATCTGGGATAAGCATGCTAGTCCATTTGGTTTGGTCTGTTTGCTTCTTACTATTGCAGGTGGTGTACTTTATCAGCAATCGGTTACCGGTGCCAACATTGCTCCCTCTTCTGTGTCTAGGCAGAGTGATATTGAAAGTGATGGCGATAAACTTATTAAGGACGAGGAGGAAGACATTTCAGGCAAGATTTCAGGTGTTTGA